From the genome of Argentina anserina chromosome 4, drPotAnse1.1, whole genome shotgun sequence, one region includes:
- the LOC126791572 gene encoding uncharacterized protein LOC126791572 isoform X2 codes for MSKKASSDGDLSTRMSKEEDDSHESVESCNSARLLSSGKKRWGFEEQFIVGSNIFRKQIQETPACTSYVKQDSSFMNWISCMMKGFSKSIQDEALPLTVVHPDLAHENSDKKLITHNKDQDAGLKCIGFQSIFQSLYCPRAEEKETRVSSGDNAIGERSEEPELAIVPKKIRREEMNLVKRCFLPVGKLSESSCGNEVGSEIQPEILFAQAASTQDKGNNTDSLKNRYACNLEYGKQKDEVSPSSSLGKRKRKRVEHVESDPQSEGKTTDKFFHRRDMLGSLWVTRFTPKISGPSLMSDRYSVGAALDCSNDKKNVGVKGQLVENTVVVSGYELQDCAADNAGSLSFNRNEGQSDEKSVSKLNPMLPAPQFGGSEAMASVFARRLDALKHITQCSMTGNAADKIITCFFCGIQGHHLQDCSQIKDAELQDLPRKFKSYNGAEYMSSFCIRCFQCSHWAVSCPNVKVGQPQLECNVSYCCSPSQTKLDAEGNMKQIIGKDGGSLASVDQDDSRLQRDLNLSWKSNVASKKMRHSSNSVKIYSASSSGKNNSKEKQVIPLSQFFQMPVKDVPKGISDSIKRLRLSRTDVLKWMSSHTSLSNLEGLFLRLLLGKCETGLGGTGYYVSCITGSQRESHPQNARNSISVIVGGIRCVVETQYVSNHDFLEDELRAWWSAMSRNKAKIPSEEDLREKVEMKKLLGF; via the exons ATGTCCAAAAAAGCTTCATCTGATGGAGATCTTAGTACGAGAATGTcaaaagaagaggatgatagccatGAGAGTGTGGAGAGCTGTAACAGTGCCAGGTTGCTGTCATCGGGCAAGAAGAGGTGGGGCTTTGAAGAACAGTTCATTGTTGGGAGTAACATATTCAGAAAGCAAATTCAAGAAACTCCAGCTTGTACTTCCTATGTTAAACAAGATAGCTCCTTCATGAATTGGATATCATGCATGATGAAGGgtttctcaaaatcaatacaGGATGAAGCACTACCTCTTACCGTTGTACATCCTGATCTTGCTCATGAGAATTCTGATAAGAAACTGATCACACACAACAAGGACCAAGATGCCGGACTAAAATGTATTGGTTTTCAGTCAATTTTCCAGTCCTTGTACTGCCCAAGGGCAGAGGAAAAGGAAACAAGAGTGTCAAGTGGTGATAATGCAATAGGAGAAAGATCTGAGGAACCTGAGCTAGCTATTGTCCCAAAAAAAATTCGCCGGGAGGAAATGAATCTAGTCAAAAGATGTTTTCTGCCAGTTGGAAAGCTCAGCGAGTCTTCCTGCGGTAATGAAGTAGGTTCAGAAATTCAACCAGAGATTCTATTTGCACAAGCAGCCAGTACTCAGGATAAAGGCAATAATACTGATTCTCTGAAGAACAGATATGCATGCAACTTGGAGTATGGTAAACAGAAAGATGAAGTTAGCCCTAGTTCTTCTTTGGGAAAACGTAAGAGAAAACGTGTCGAGCATGTTGAATCTGACCCACAGTCTGAGGGGAAGACAACTGATAAGTTTTTTCATAGAAGAGACATGCTGGGAAGTTTGTGGGTTACTCGCTTTACTCCAAAAATATCAGGTCCATCATTAATGTCAGATCGTTACAGTGTTGGTGCAGCTCTTGACTGCTCCAATGACAAGAAAAATGTGGGGGTGAAGGGGCAGTTAGTTGAAAATACAGTTGTTGTCTCTGGTTATGAGCTACAGGATTGTGCAGCGGATAATGCAGGTTCACTTTCTTTCAATAGAAATGAAGGCCAGAGTGATGAGAAGTCAGTTTCCAAACTAAATCCAATGCTTCCAGCCCCTCAGTTTGGAGGTTCTGAAGCAATGGCTTCTGTCTTTGCTAGGAGATTAGATGCTCTTAAGCACATCACTCAATGTAGCATGACAGGTAATGCTGCTGATAAAATCATTACCTGTTTCTTTTGTGGCATACAAGGTCACCATCTACAAGACTGTTCACAGATAAAAGATGCTGAACTTCAGGATTTACCAAGAAAATTCAAGTCTTATAATGGAGCAGAGTATATGTCTTCTTTCTGCATTAGATGTTTCCAATGCAGTCATTGGGCTGTCTCATGTCCTAATGTCAAAGTGGGGCAACCACAATTGGAATGTAATGTGTCTTATTGCTGCAGCCCTAGTCAAACCAAGCTTGATGCAGAAGGAAATATGAAGCAGATAATTGGTAAAGATGGTGGATCTCTAGCTTCTGTGGATCAGGATGACTCAAGACTACAGAGGGATCTTAATTTGAGCTGGAAATCAAATGTTGCCTCCAAGAAAATGAGACATTCTTCAAATTCAGTTAAGATATACAGTGCCTCAAGCTCTGGAAAAAATAACAGCAAAGAAAAACAGGTCATCCCTTTGTCACAGTTTTTCCAGATGCCTGTTAAAGATGTACCCAAAGGAATCTCTGACTCTATAAAAAGGCTTCGCTTGTCTCGTACAGATGTCCTGAA ATGGATGAGTTCTCATACCTCGCTCTCGAATCTGGAGGGGTTATTTTTGCGCCTGCTGCTTGGAAAATGTGAAACAGGACTAGGCGGAACTGGATACTATGTGTCATGCATAACTG GTTCACAGAGAGAAAGTCATCCACAGAATGCCAGAAATTCTATATCTGTCATTGTTGGGGGGATTAGATGTGTGGTTGAGACCCAGTATGTATCCAACCATGATTTCCTTGAG GATGAGCTGAGGGCATGGTGGTCTGCAATGTCAAGAAACAAGGCCAAGATTCCGTCTGAAGAAGACTTGAGAGAGAAGGTAGAGATGAAAAAATTGTTGGGCTTCTAG
- the LOC126790898 gene encoding uncharacterized protein LOC126790898, producing MDEKNENIEPLTDLGLALGYSNQCIQSRLNSDLGAGANAGSVLGMTFVATEPLSELVWCAEKGPSNVTLSPPQSNTGGRSAAEKPIDEENFINSDTSFCVKGEVSGKEDLTTSPKSDAGIMLAHALSQECETETIAGKEEVKTPGEVSIWHKQVDTCSPINFEVGEIREMPESGEILHTTLPGDVDRDRANVMKADQIIPFLVQGEPFLGELVRENKHADDGNPNKEIEFLLTSKAYLVNASKHSGALVVDQNFQGRSPLDKLESTADHDVQKLRSENACSKESQKVAAEFLLGLKESSKHVEELLPNPYTSKKRQGKNFI from the exons ATGGATGAGAAAAATGAGAACATAGAACCATTGACTGATTTGGGGCTTGCTCTGGGTTATTCTAATCAGTGTATCCAGAGCAGGTTGAACAGTGATTTAGGTGCAGGTGCAAATGCAGGTTCAGTGTTAGGCATGACATTTGTGGCCACGGAGCCCCTGTCGGAGTTAGTTTGGTGTGCAGAAAAAG GTCCAAGCAATGTTACTCTTTCGCCACCACAAAGCAATACAGGTGGAAGGTCAGCTGCTGAGAAGCCTATAGATGAggaaaattttataaattcaGATACATCATTCTGTGTAAAGGGTGAAGTTTCTGGCAAAGAAGATTTAACTACGTCGCCAAAAAGTGATGCTGGCATCATGCTGGCACATGCGTTGAGCCAAGAATGTGAGACAG AAACCATTGCAGGCAAGGAGGAAGTGAAAACACCTGGGGAAGTATCTATTTGGCATAAACAGGTGGATACTTGCAGTCCAATCAATTTTGAAGTAGGTGAAATACGTGAGATGCCTGAAAGTGGAGAAATATTACATACGACATTGCCAG GTGATGTCGACAGAGACAGGGCTAATGTGATGAAAGCAGATCAAATAATACCTTTTCTGGTACAAGGAGAACCTTTCTTGGGGGAACTTGTCCGTGAAAACAAACATGCTGATGATGGAAATCCGAATAAGGaaattgagtttcttttgaccTCCAAAGCCTACCTAGTGAATGCAAGTAAACATTCCGGTGCTTTAGTGGTGGATCAAAATTTCCAAGGCAGAAGTCCCTTGGATAAATTGGAGTCAACTGCTGATCATGATGTACAAAAACTGAGAAGTGAAaatgcttgcagtaaagaAAGTCAAAAAGTAGCAGCTGAATTCCTCCTGGGGCTCAAAGAAAGCTCTAAACATGTTGAGGAGTTACTTCCC AATCCATATACATCAAAGAAAAGGCAAGGAAAAAATTTTATCTGA
- the LOC126790207 gene encoding ureidoglycolate hydrolase encodes MPPRFSLSELSVLSFFFFLCFFTAIIAHNNEDPTIKTMEDFSGYPIHESHSHLSSLSVDARGLQKQIDELASFSDTPAPSVTRVLYSEKDVLARRFIRNLMGLSGLSVREDAVGNIFGRWDGSNPELSAVATGSHIDAIPYSGKYDGVVGVLGAIEAINVLIRSGFKPKRSLEVIMFTSEEPTRFGISCLGSRLMGGSETLVEALKTTVDGQNISFLDAAQSAGYTKDHNDISSVFLKKGSYSAFVELHIEQGPILEEEGIPIGIVTAIAAPASIKVEFQGNGGHAGAVLMPNRNDAGLAAAELALAVERHVLESGSVDTVGTVGILELHPGAINSIPSKSHIEIDTRDIDEERRNIVIEKIHQSAISIARNRAVSLSEFKIVNQDPPALSGKSIIHVMEAASKELNLTHKLMISRAYHDSLFMSRISPMGMIFIPCYKGYSHKPEEYSSSQDISNGVKVLALTLAKLSLQ; translated from the exons ATGCCTCCCAGATTCTCCCTTTCTGAACTCTCTGtgctctccttcttcttcttcctctgttTCTTCACTGCAATCATCGCTCATAACAATGAAGACCCAACTATCAAAACAATGGAAGACTTCTCAGGCTACCCAATTCACGAGTCACACTCTCACCTTTCTTCACTATCAGTTGATGCTCGTGGTTTACAGAAACAG ATTGATGAACTTGCTAGTTTTTCGGATACACCTGCCCCATCAGTGACCAGGGTCTTATATAGTGAGAAAGATGTCTTGGCCCGTAG ATTCATCAGGAACTTGATGGGACTCTCTGGTTTGTCTGTTAGGGAGGATGCTGTTGGTAACATATTTGGTCGATG GGATGGCTCTAATCCAGAGCTTTCTGCTGTTGCGACAGGTTCACACATTGATGCCATTCCATACTCTGGAAAGTACGATGGAGTTGTGGGGGTTTTGGGTGCTATTGAAGCCATCAATGTACTAATAAG GTCCGGGTTCAAACCTAAAAGATCACTAGAAGTTATCATGTTCACCTCAGAAGAGCCTACACGCTTTGGAATAAGCTGTCTGGGAAG CCGCTTAATGGGAGGGAGTGAGACACTTGTTGAAGCTCTCAAGACCACAGTTGATGGTCAAAATATATCCTTCCTAGATGCAGCACAATCTGCTGGGTATACTAAAGATCATAATGATATCTCTAGTGTATTCTTGAAAAAAGGAAGCTACTCTGCTTTTGTGGAATTGCATATCGAGCAGGGCCCTATTTTGGAGGAGGAAG GTATACCAATTGGCATAGTAACTGCCATCGCAGCCCCCGCAAGCATAAAAGTTGAGTTCCAGGGAAATGGAGGCCACGCGGGTGCTGTCCTAATGCCAaatag AAACGATGCTGGCCTAGCAGCTGCAGAATTAGCGCTTGCTGTTGAGAGACATGTATTAGAATCTGGATCTGTTGATACTGTAGGTACAGTAG GTATTCTGGAACTACACCCTGGAGCCATAAACAGCATCCCTAGCAAATCACACATAGAAATCG ATACAAGAGACATTGATGAAGAGCGAAGAAACATCGTAATTGAGAAGATCCATCAATCTGCAATTTCTATAGCCAGAAATCGGGCAGTCAGTTTATCTGAATTCAAAATTGTAAATCAAGATCCACCAGCGCTTTCTGGGAAATCAATAATTCATGTGATGGAGGCTGCATCGAAGGAGCTCAACTTAACCCACAAGCTGATGATTAGCCGGGCTTACCATGATTCATTGTTCATGTCCAG AATATCCCCTATGGGCATGATATTCATTCCATGTTACAAAG GATATAGCCATAAACCAGAAGAGTATTCCTCCTCTCAGGATATATCGAATGGGGTCAAagtattagccttaaccctcgcAAAGTTGTCATTGCAGTGA
- the LOC126791190 gene encoding protein WVD2-like 3: protein MAIEVTDICIDKESDGAVIYSDASNYSSRERIPNDHAISESYEHTQNLPETTEVKDYEVKECTTETSVDISQLSQNENANGNQNILSLKPENGKPLEKVQRDSEKIKDGIKSRPYLNQASKPSSGNAKTKHTIPRPFTLATEKRASSGARSISAVLECGNGINKSSNSSNPRHLNTTKHTQPISPLLPRKSFQPDGKKHPDEEDTYSVASSTVASVRTIRSRTTVASAPTFRSNERAEKRREFYSKLEEKHHALEAEKNQSEARTKEEKEAAVKQLRKSLTFKANPMPSFYHDGPPAKTELKKLPPTRAKSPKLGRRKSCNDTVKVSLGEGMKEATGPAIRHSMGSYKNDASVQSKDQINIQNGNADCKIDEEPTKVDEISKFIPTNLNGQHMDIIVES, encoded by the exons ATGGCGATAGAAGTTACAGATATTTGCATAGACAAGGAGTCAGATGGTGCTGTAATTTATTCAGATGCTTCAAATTACTCAAGTCGTGAAAGAATTCCCAATGATCATGCAATTTCAGAGTCATATGAGCATACCCAAAATCTACCGGAGACCACTGAAGTGAAGGATTATGAAGTAAAGGAATGCACTACCGAAACCTCTGTTGACATTTCCCAATTGAGtcagaatgaaaatgctaaCGGAAATCAGAATATATTAAGCTTGAAGCCTGAAAATGGTAAGCCTCTGGAGAAGGTTCAGCGGGATTCAGAGAAAATAAAGGATGGAATCAAGTCACGCCCATATCTTAATCAAGCATCAAAACCTTCTTCAGGAAATGCTAAAACAAAACACACTATTCCGCGGCCATTTACCTTAGCAACTGAAAAACGTGCTTCAAGTGGAGCTCGCAGCATCAGTGCAGTACTTGAATGTGGTAATGGCATCAATAAATCATCCAATTCAAGCAATCCGCGACATCTTAATACCACAAAGCATACCCAG CCGATATCACCTTTGCTACCAAGGAAGTCATTTCAACCTGATGGCAAGAAGCATCCTGATGAGGAAGATACCTATTCTGTTGCTTCCTC CACAGTAGCCTCTGTACGAACTATTAGGTCCAGGACAACAGTGGCATCAGCTCCAACGTTTAGAAGTAATGAACGTGCAGAGAAAAGGAGGGAG TTTTATTCAAAATTGGAGGAGAAACATCATGCACTCGAGGCTGAGAAAAATCAAAGTGAAGCAAGGACCAAG GAAGAGAAAGAGGCAGCTGTTAAGCAATTGAGAAAGAGTTTAACGTTCAAGGCAAACCCTATGCCAAGTTTCTACCATGATGGACCTCCAGCTAAGACTGAACTCAAAAAG CTGCCCCCTACTCGAGCAAAGTCACCAAAGCTTGGGCGCAGGAAGAGCTGCAATGATACAGTCAAGGTATCCCTGGGAGAAGGAATGAAAGAGGCTACTGGTCCTGCAATTCGACACAGTATGGGTAGCTATAAAAATGATGCTTCTGTGCAGAGTAAGGATCAGATTAACATTCAAAATGGCAACGCTGATTGCAAGATTGATGAAGAGCCTACCAAAGTGGATGAGATAAGCAAGTTCATTCCAACAAACCTAAATGGACAGcatatggacataattgttgAATCCTGA
- the LOC126791572 gene encoding uncharacterized protein LOC126791572 isoform X1, with amino-acid sequence MSKKASSDGDLSTRMSKEEDDSHESVESCNSARLLSSGKKRWGFEEQFIVGSNIFRKQIQETPACTSYVKQDSSFMNWISCMMKGFSKSIQDEALPLTVVHPDLAHENSDKKLITHNKDQDAGLKCIGFQSIFQSLYCPRAEEKETRVSSGDNAIGERSEEPELAIVPKKIRREEMNLVKRCFLPVGKLSESSCGNEVGSEIQPEILFAQAASTQDKGNNTDSLKNRYACNLEYGKQKDEVSPSSSLGKRKRKRVEHVESDPQSEGKTTDKFFHRRDMLGSLWVTRFTPKISGPSLMSDRYSVGAALDCSNDKKNVGVKGQLVENTVVVSGYELQDCAADNAGSLSFNRNEGQSDEKSVSKLNPMLPAPQFGGSEAMASVFARRLDALKHITQCSMTGNAADKIITCFFCGIQGHHLQDCSQIKDAELQDLPRKFKSYNGAEYMSSFCIRCFQCSHWAVSCPNVKVGQPQLECNVSYCCSPSQTKLDAEGNMKQIIGKDGGSLASVDQDDSRLQRDLNLSWKSNVASKKMRHSSNSVKIYSASSSGKNNSKEKQVIPLSQFFQMPVKDVPKGISDSIKRLRLSRTDVLKWMSSHTSLSNLEGLFLRLLLGKCETGLGGTGYYVSCITGTTGSQRESHPQNARNSISVIVGGIRCVVETQYVSNHDFLEDELRAWWSAMSRNKAKIPSEEDLREKVEMKKLLGF; translated from the exons ATGTCCAAAAAAGCTTCATCTGATGGAGATCTTAGTACGAGAATGTcaaaagaagaggatgatagccatGAGAGTGTGGAGAGCTGTAACAGTGCCAGGTTGCTGTCATCGGGCAAGAAGAGGTGGGGCTTTGAAGAACAGTTCATTGTTGGGAGTAACATATTCAGAAAGCAAATTCAAGAAACTCCAGCTTGTACTTCCTATGTTAAACAAGATAGCTCCTTCATGAATTGGATATCATGCATGATGAAGGgtttctcaaaatcaatacaGGATGAAGCACTACCTCTTACCGTTGTACATCCTGATCTTGCTCATGAGAATTCTGATAAGAAACTGATCACACACAACAAGGACCAAGATGCCGGACTAAAATGTATTGGTTTTCAGTCAATTTTCCAGTCCTTGTACTGCCCAAGGGCAGAGGAAAAGGAAACAAGAGTGTCAAGTGGTGATAATGCAATAGGAGAAAGATCTGAGGAACCTGAGCTAGCTATTGTCCCAAAAAAAATTCGCCGGGAGGAAATGAATCTAGTCAAAAGATGTTTTCTGCCAGTTGGAAAGCTCAGCGAGTCTTCCTGCGGTAATGAAGTAGGTTCAGAAATTCAACCAGAGATTCTATTTGCACAAGCAGCCAGTACTCAGGATAAAGGCAATAATACTGATTCTCTGAAGAACAGATATGCATGCAACTTGGAGTATGGTAAACAGAAAGATGAAGTTAGCCCTAGTTCTTCTTTGGGAAAACGTAAGAGAAAACGTGTCGAGCATGTTGAATCTGACCCACAGTCTGAGGGGAAGACAACTGATAAGTTTTTTCATAGAAGAGACATGCTGGGAAGTTTGTGGGTTACTCGCTTTACTCCAAAAATATCAGGTCCATCATTAATGTCAGATCGTTACAGTGTTGGTGCAGCTCTTGACTGCTCCAATGACAAGAAAAATGTGGGGGTGAAGGGGCAGTTAGTTGAAAATACAGTTGTTGTCTCTGGTTATGAGCTACAGGATTGTGCAGCGGATAATGCAGGTTCACTTTCTTTCAATAGAAATGAAGGCCAGAGTGATGAGAAGTCAGTTTCCAAACTAAATCCAATGCTTCCAGCCCCTCAGTTTGGAGGTTCTGAAGCAATGGCTTCTGTCTTTGCTAGGAGATTAGATGCTCTTAAGCACATCACTCAATGTAGCATGACAGGTAATGCTGCTGATAAAATCATTACCTGTTTCTTTTGTGGCATACAAGGTCACCATCTACAAGACTGTTCACAGATAAAAGATGCTGAACTTCAGGATTTACCAAGAAAATTCAAGTCTTATAATGGAGCAGAGTATATGTCTTCTTTCTGCATTAGATGTTTCCAATGCAGTCATTGGGCTGTCTCATGTCCTAATGTCAAAGTGGGGCAACCACAATTGGAATGTAATGTGTCTTATTGCTGCAGCCCTAGTCAAACCAAGCTTGATGCAGAAGGAAATATGAAGCAGATAATTGGTAAAGATGGTGGATCTCTAGCTTCTGTGGATCAGGATGACTCAAGACTACAGAGGGATCTTAATTTGAGCTGGAAATCAAATGTTGCCTCCAAGAAAATGAGACATTCTTCAAATTCAGTTAAGATATACAGTGCCTCAAGCTCTGGAAAAAATAACAGCAAAGAAAAACAGGTCATCCCTTTGTCACAGTTTTTCCAGATGCCTGTTAAAGATGTACCCAAAGGAATCTCTGACTCTATAAAAAGGCTTCGCTTGTCTCGTACAGATGTCCTGAA ATGGATGAGTTCTCATACCTCGCTCTCGAATCTGGAGGGGTTATTTTTGCGCCTGCTGCTTGGAAAATGTGAAACAGGACTAGGCGGAACTGGATACTATGTGTCATGCATAACTG GCACAACAGGTTCACAGAGAGAAAGTCATCCACAGAATGCCAGAAATTCTATATCTGTCATTGTTGGGGGGATTAGATGTGTGGTTGAGACCCAGTATGTATCCAACCATGATTTCCTTGAG GATGAGCTGAGGGCATGGTGGTCTGCAATGTCAAGAAACAAGGCCAAGATTCCGTCTGAAGAAGACTTGAGAGAGAAGGTAGAGATGAAAAAATTGTTGGGCTTCTAG
- the LOC126790419 gene encoding uncharacterized protein LOC126790419 → MEEAVFDLVEFLTNPTITETFVDILLCAVPIWLAVMIGLVIGWSWRPRWTGLVFLGLRSKFRFVCTAPPGFGARRLWLAFTAFSAFSICRKMWFDFRGKSKPAAAGGSGAAASRSGEGGGDIADLSNKDAQRVQDVVTGADLDHLVNLIGGRDGEMEWQSLMEKTTPTMAYKAWRYDPETGPTVYCSRTVFEDATPELVRDFFWDDEFRPKWDPMLVHCKILEECPDTGTMIIHWIKKFPFFCSDREYIIGRRIWEAGKTFYCVTKGVPYPSLPKRDKPRRVDHYFSSWIIKPVESRKGDGQLSACEVTLVHYEDMGIPKDVAKLGVRHGMWCTVKKLHSGMRGYQNARKSSESCLSQCARMAAITTKISLEGSTNYLEVSPGGEEEKGRAWSMEKHDNINNGIDWKWIAIGGAVALVCGLHTGVVGKSLLLGAGQRIARRR, encoded by the exons ATGGAGGAGGCGGTGTTCGATCTGGTGGAGTTCCTCACCAACCCAACGATCACCGAAACATTCGTCGACATTTTGCTCTGCGCAGTTCCGATATGGCTGGCGGTGATGATCGGCCTCGTGATCGGCTGGTCCTGGAGGCCGCGGTGGACCGGTTTGGTCTTTCTCGGCCTCCGGAGCAAGTTCCGTTTCGTCTGCACCGCGCCGCCGGGGTTCGGCGCCCGCCGCCTCTGGCTCGCTTTCACGGCGTTCTCCGCTTTCTCCATTTGCCGCAAGATGTGGTTTGATTTTAGAGGGAAGAGCAAGCCGGCGGCGGCAGGTGGTTCCGGAGCGGCGGCGAGCCGTTCGGGTGAGGGCGGTGGTGACATTGCTGA CCTAAGCAATAAAGATGCACAGAGAGTGCAAGATGTCGTCACAGGAGCCGATTTGGATCACCTGGTTAATTTAATTGGAGGGAGAGATGGAGAAATGGAATGGCAAAGTTTGATGGAGAAAACGACCCCAACCATGGCTTATAAAGCGTGGCGCTATGACCCTGAG ACAGGTCCCACTGTTTACTGTAGTAGAACTGTCTTTGAGGATGCAACACCAGAGTTGGTTAGAGATTTCTTCTGGGATGATGAGTTTCGGCCTAAATGGGATCCTATGCTTGTACATTGTAAAATATTGGAGGAGTGCCCAGATACTGGAACGATGATTATTCACTGGATTAAAAAG TTCCCTTTCTTCTGCAGTGACCGAGAATATATAATTGGTCGAAGAATATGGGAGGCTGGAAAAACTTTCTACTGTGTGACAAAG GGTGTTCCATATCCCAGTTTGCCTAAGCGTGATAAGCCTAGACGCGTGGACCATTATTTCTCTAGTTGGATTATCAAGCCTG TAGAGTCACGAAAGGGAGATGGACAGTTATCCGCATGTGAAGTTACCCTTGTCCACTATGAAGACATGGGAATCCCCAAGGATGTGGCTAAGTTGGGCGTTCGTCATGGAATGTGGTGCACTGTGAAAAAACTACACTCCGGCATGAGAGGATACCAGAATGCAAGGAAATCTTCAGAGTCTTGTTTATCACAGTGTGCCCGTATGGCGGCAATCACCACAAAGATATCTTTGGAAGGAAGCACAAATTATCTGGAGGTATCACCAGGAGGTGAAGAAGAGAAAGGTAGAGCATGGAGCATGGAGAAACATgataatattaataatggCATCGATTGGAAATGGATAGCTATAGGGGGAGCCGTGGCTCTGGTTTGTGGACTTCATACAGGTGTAGTAGGAAAATCGTTGTTACTGGGAGCAGGCCAGAGAATTGCCCGAAGGAGATGA